TTCCAAAAGCCCCCGGAAGAAAGCCGTTCCATGCTGCGGTTATGGATGCGGCGCTTGATCCCCAGACCTGGATCCCAGCCACCGCGGCTCTTCTCATCCAGATCGACGGCACGGACACGCGCATCAGTGAGTGGGGCGCTGATGCGACACCCATCTTTGGTTCCCGTCACGCGGCGTCCCGGGCAAGCGACAATCTTCGCCTTGCCACTGTCGGCCTATACGTTTCCACTTTGCTCGCGACGCCCAGCGGAACGAAGGTCGATCAATGGCTTATGCGCAAGCTTAGGGTGGGCGCCGTGGGAGTGGGTGCGCAGATTCTGACATCCGGCGCTGTAGGATTGTTAAAGGAAGGAACGGGGAGGACGCGCCCCGATGACACAGATGACCTGAGCTTCCCCTCCGGGCACGCCGCCAGTTCTTCGCTGCATGCAACTCTCGCCTCCCGAAATATCGAAAGTCTGAGCCTATCGAACCGATGGCAAGCGGGATTGCAGATCGGATGTATCAGCACGGCGGCCGCCTGTGGATGGGCCAGGGTTGAGGGTCGCCATCATTATCCCTCGGATGTTCTCACCGGCTTTGCCCTGGGGCATTTTATCGGGGTTTTAATGACGGATGTTTTGCTTGGATTCTCGGGGATGGAAAATGTGAATTTTGTCGCAACCAAGGCTAAGGATGAGACTTCATTTGGAATAAACCTCCATTTCTAGATTCCCTTCATTCCATGTGAGCTTCGAATGGGTGCAAATATGGAGTATTCGCTTCAGCGTCACGCTTGTCCCCGCGGGGGGTGGGTTGGGAGGGACAAATAATCCGCCCTGCGAAGCCCCGCAACCCTTTGGCGCCGAACCCCGTAAAAAGCTGCAGTCGATAAGAAAGGTTTGAACGATTCGGGCTTTTTTACCGTCTATCTAAAGGTGGCTGCGGGGTAGAGGAGGAGTCGATGTGAAGTCATTGGCCGCGGTTCTGGGGTCCTTGCTGCTATCTTTTTTGGTTCTAACCATTCTCTTGCAAACCGGGCCGGTCCTCGCGACCGATGG
Above is a window of Candidatus Eisenbacteria bacterium DNA encoding:
- a CDS encoding phosphatase PAP2 family protein; amino-acid sequence: MLPAVLLFVGSGCATLPKAPGRKPFHAAVMDAALDPQTWIPATAALLIQIDGTDTRISEWGADATPIFGSRHAASRASDNLRLATVGLYVSTLLATPSGTKVDQWLMRKLRVGAVGVGAQILTSGAVGLLKEGTGRTRPDDTDDLSFPSGHAASSSLHATLASRNIESLSLSNRWQAGLQIGCISTAAACGWARVEGRHHYPSDVLTGFALGHFIGVLMTDVLLGFSGMENVNFVATKAKDETSFGINLHF